GCAtaatatttcttaatttaattgataaatacaTGTCCATAAGTAAGCAATTAATCATCTTACTCATATTCAAACGTCACACAGATTCGTTTCCCATTAGTATTGAATACTGATTATTGGCTCACTAAAATTCCACACTATACTTGGTTCCATggcaataattataattaattgctTGGAAAAATTAtgattggattttaaaaataaggaGGGCAACTGTTggcagaaataaaaaataaaataaaataaaataaaataaaacatttgtGTGTTGAAGTTTTATTCCTATTGAAAATTCATTTAAGAAAAAGCTGTGTCACGTTACAAGatatactataaaattaatttttaataaatatatttgcaaaaatatatatatataagttaaaaaaaataaattattacattttcctttaattttttattttaaataagtggattcttttttttgttttttaagatGTAAGATTTTACATCACACAAAACGATGAttgaaaaggaaagagaaaaggGAGTTAGAGAGATAAGATAGGATGCATGCCAACTTCCCAAAAGAGATTATTACTTTTATGTAGTCCCCATTTTCGCTATATTTTTGTGCTGCCAATTGCATTTTCAGAAAGCCAATCACAgcatttatgtgattaaatgctATAACAGTCAGATTAAGAGCAACACCACTTGcctgctttatttttttttcccctttttctttttctttttctttttcttttcacagAGCAATAATGAGGAAAAAACCCCACCCCAACTTGCCTTACACTAGATTTTTCACTTTAATCCTTTAGCCCAAAAGGCATGAAACATGGATATCCTTTCTCACATCTTCCTGAAACTCCTCACGCTGCGCGTTAGTCTTTTGCGCCCGACCATTTGATTTTCATTCGCCAGTGAACTATACCCACAACAAAATGGCGTGAAAATGGAGAATTTTGAGTTCAAAACACCCCCAAAGGcgttttaaaaaaagaaagggaATCAGAGTCACGGAACTGTACTGCAACTATaactcacatgagggaccactgtaattctttttttcttttaattatttttaccatctccaacaataaaaaaataaagaatccaaaaattaattattaataattaattatttatatagtgATTTAAAATAGAATAATTCAACATAAATCTAACAATAATTGtgtcattattaattttatccttatattttataaactgTATTTTTCATTCTTCAAGTTTATATGGGACACATTTATATCTTTTTATCTTTGTTGTTATTAATATTgttcaagaaaatttaatataataaattttttttttgccttgaactcaaaaaaaaaaaaaaaaaaaaaagaacttggAAAATATCGAATAAGTAACAAAGAGGGCTGAAAACTGCCATATGAATCTATGCGtgtccaaaaaagaaaaatacaaaagaaaaataaaaaaataataataataagaaaaatttttatCACTTGGATTGTACCTGGCAAGTACTCTACCTGTACCTCTCTCTCCTCTTTCATCACCTTTCCATGTCTACCTTTGTCTTCCTTTATATattctcttcctcctcctccgccATCTCCTATCCCCATTCACTCTACCTCTCTTCATACTCTCAATTTTCTCTCTGCCTGTCAACCCACGATACCTCTAAATCACTCCATGAAGCAGCTCATCCGCCGCCTCTCTCGAGTCGCCGACTCTTCCCAGTACAGCCTCCTGCGTTCCGATACACAATCCCGCACTTGTTCCGCTTCTAGGTCGACGCGCAGGGCGGACTCCTTCCGGTGTTTGGTCAAACCGGTACGGCGAGCCGGTGGAGGGAAGTCAGTGCCAGAAGGTCATGTTCCTGTATATGTCGGCGCCGAGATGGAGCGGTTCCTGGTGAGTGCAGAGTTGCTGAATCACCCGATCTTCATCGGCTTGCTTAACAAGTCTGCTCAAGAATACGGCTACGACCAAAAAGGAGTGCTGAGAATTCCTTGTCACGTGCTGGTTTTTGAGCAAATCATGGAAGCGCTTCGACTAGGCCTTGAGTCCCGTGAGCTGGAAGACC
This Manihot esculenta cultivar AM560-2 chromosome 6, M.esculenta_v8, whole genome shotgun sequence DNA region includes the following protein-coding sequences:
- the LOC110617043 gene encoding auxin-responsive protein SAUR72, translated to MKQLIRRLSRVADSSQYSLLRSDTQSRTCSASRSTRRADSFRCLVKPVRRAGGGKSVPEGHVPVYVGAEMERFLVSAELLNHPIFIGLLNKSAQEYGYDQKGVLRIPCHVLVFEQIMEALRLGLESRELEDLLSSLFTDDYL